A genomic region of Sciurus carolinensis chromosome 7, mSciCar1.2, whole genome shotgun sequence contains the following coding sequences:
- the LOC124988926 gene encoding trace amine-associated receptor 8b has translation MASNFSQPLLQLCYENVNGSCIKTPYSPGPRVILYAVFGFGAVLAVLGNFLVMTSVLHFKQLHSPANFLIASLACADFLVGVTVMPFSMVRSVESCWYFGAKFCTFHSCCDVAFCYTSLFHLCFISIDRYIAVTDPLVYPTKFTVSVSGICICVSWILPLVYSGAVFYTGISDDGMENLVSALNCVGGCQIVVNQDWVLIDFLLFFIPTFVMVILYSKIFVVAKQQAIKIETTMGCCETESSSESYKARVARRERKAAKTLGVTVVAFLISWLPYTIDTLIDAFMGFITPTYIYEICCWCAYYNSAMNPLIYALFYPWFRKAIKLILSGEILKGSSSTVSVFTD, from the coding sequence ATGGCCAGCAACTTTTCCCAACCACTTTTGCAGCTTTGCTATGAGAATGTGAATGGATCTTGTATTAAAACTCCCTACTCGCCAGGGCCCCGGGTGATTCTGTATGCAGTGTTTGGCTTTGGGGCCGTGCTAGCTGTGCTGGGAAACTTCCTGGTGATGACTTCTGTTCTTCACTTCAAGCAGCTGCACTCTCCAGCTAATTTCCTCATCGCCTCTCTGGCCTGTGCTGACTTTTTGGTGGGAGTAACTGTGATGCCTTTCAGCATGGTCAGGTCCGTGGAGAGCTGCTGGTACTTTGGAGCCAAATTCTGTACCTTTCACAGTTGCTGTGATGTGGCATTTTGCTACACTTCTCTCTTCCACCTGTGCTTCATCTCCATCGACAGGTACATTGCTGTTACTGACCCTCTGGTCTATCCCACCAAGTTCACGGTGTCTGTGTCAGGGATTTGCATCTGTGTCTCCTGGATCCTGCCCCTGGTGTACAGCGGTGCCGTGTTCTATACAGGTATCAGTGATGATGGTATGGAAAATTTAGTAAGTGCACTTAACTGTGTAGGTGGCTGTCAAATTGTTGTCAATCAAGATTGGGTTTTGATAGATTTTCTGTTATTCTTTATACCCACCTTTGTTATGGTTATTCTTTATAGTAAGATTTTTGTGGTAGCTAAACAACAAGCTATCAAGATTGAAACTACTATGGGTTGTTGTGAAACAGAATCATCTTCAGAGAGTtacaaagccagagtggccaggagagagagaaaagcagccAAAACCCTGGGGGTCACAGTGGTCGCATTTCTGATCTCATGGTTACCATACACAATTGATACATTGATTGATGCTTTTATGGGCTTTATCACCCCCACCTACATTTATGAAATTTGCTGTTGGTGTGCTTATTATAACTCAGCCATGAACCCTTtaatttatgctttattttacCCTTGGTTTAGAAAAGccataaaacttattttaagtgGAGAAATTTTAAAGGGTAGTTCATCAACCGTAAGTGTATTTACAGATTAA
- the LOC124988933 gene encoding trace amine-associated receptor 7a: MSGDLTPPAVQLCYENLNMSCVKTPYSPAPRLILYAVFGFGAVLAVFGNLLVMTSILHFKQLYSPANFLIASLACADFLVGVTVMPFSMVRSVESCWYFGDSYCKFHSCFEGSFCYASIYHLCFISIDRYIAVTDPLVYPTKFTASVSGTCIAFCWLLSIIYSFSLLYTGANEVGLEGLVSALTCVGGCQIAVNQSWVLINFLLFFVPMIVMITVYSRIFLIVKQQARKIERMSNETAKSSESYKDRVAKRERKAAKTLGIAVIAFLISWLPYFVDSIIDAFLGFITPTYVYEILLWIAYYNSAMNPLIYAFFYPWFRKAIKLIVTGEVLRENSSTINLSLE, encoded by the coding sequence ATGAGTGGTGATCTGACCCCTCCTGCAGTTCAACTGTGCTATGAGAACTTGAACATGTCCTGTGTCAAAACTCCCTACTCTCCAGCCCCCCGCCTGATTCTGTATGCAGTGTTTGGCTTTGGGGCTGTGCTGGCTGTTTTTGGAAACCTGCTGGTGATGACTTCCATTCTTCATTTCAAGCAACTGTATTCTCCAGCCAATTTTTTGATTGCCTCTCTGGCCTGTGCTGACTTCTTGGTAGGAGTGACTGTGATGCCTTTCAGTATGGTCAGGTCAGTGGAGAGCTGCTGGTACTTTGGGGACAGTTACTGTAAATTCCACTCTTGTTTCGAGGGGTCCTTTTGTTATGCTTCTATCTACCACTTGTGCTTCATCTCCATTGACAGGTACATCGCTGTTACAGACCCTCTGGTCTATCCAACCAAGTTCACTGCATCTGTGTCTGGCACCTGTATTGCCTTCTGCTGGCTCCTTTccattatttatagtttttcccTTCTTTATACAGGGGCAAATGAAGTTGGGCTGGAGGGGCTAGTCAGTGCTCTCACCTGTGTGGGAGGCTGTCAAATCGCAGTGAATCAGAGTTGGGTCTTgataaattttctattattttttgtgcCCATGATTGTGATGATAACAGTTTACTCCAGGATTTTCCTCATTGTTAAACAACAGGCCAGGAAAATTGAACGCATGAGCAACGAGACTGCAAAATCGTCAGAGAGCTACAAAGACAGAGTGGCCAAGCGGGAGAGAAAAGCTGCCAAAACGCTGGGAATCGCTGTGATAGCATTTCTGATATCATGGTTGCCGTACTTCGTTGATTCCATCATCGATGCCTTTCTGGGTTTCATTACGCCCACGTATGTTTATGAAATATTGCTTTGGATTGCCTACTATAACTCAGCAATGAATCCCTTGATTTATGCTTTCTTTTATCCTTGGTTCCGAAAAGCCATCAAACTCATTGTCACTGGCGAAGTCTTGAGAGAGAATTCCTCAACGATAAACTTGTCTCTTGAGTAG